The following are encoded together in the Dickeya lacustris genome:
- a CDS encoding efflux RND transporter periplasmic adaptor subunit yields the protein MARRSRLSFAVICALPLVLAACGEKAPSDPRTQAPLVRAAIVQAAGIESRTFTGTVAARVESELGFRVSGKVLERLVDTGQAVKRGQALMRLDPVDLELAARAQQEAVAAARARAQQTAEDEARYRSLRGTGAISASAYDQVKAAADTAKADLSAAQAQADVARNASRYAVLIADGDGIVMDTLAEPGQVVSAGQSVVRLAQAGQREALIQLPETLRPDIGSRALATRFGKEDVSIPATLRQLSHTADRLTRTFEARYVLQGELANAPLGSTVTIQIPVEQSAAQPGFQVPLAAVFDAGKGPGVWVIHGEPATVAWRPVAIQHMGDDDARVTGQIQQGERIVALGAHLLHEGEAVRVSGPDAAAGGRP from the coding sequence ATGGCTCGTCGCAGCCGCCTTTCATTTGCAGTCATCTGCGCATTGCCGCTTGTGCTGGCCGCTTGCGGCGAAAAAGCACCCTCCGATCCACGCACTCAAGCGCCGCTGGTGCGCGCCGCAATCGTTCAGGCGGCGGGTATTGAGTCACGCACCTTCACGGGAACCGTCGCCGCAAGGGTTGAGAGCGAGTTAGGGTTCCGTGTCTCCGGTAAGGTGCTGGAGCGACTGGTGGACACCGGGCAAGCGGTCAAACGCGGGCAAGCGCTGATGCGTCTTGATCCTGTCGATTTGGAGCTTGCCGCACGCGCACAGCAAGAGGCCGTAGCCGCTGCCCGGGCGCGGGCGCAACAAACCGCTGAAGATGAAGCGCGTTATCGCAGCCTGCGCGGAACCGGTGCGATATCGGCATCAGCCTATGATCAGGTCAAAGCGGCCGCTGACACAGCCAAAGCCGATCTCAGTGCGGCGCAAGCACAGGCTGACGTCGCCCGTAATGCCAGTCGTTACGCCGTTCTGATTGCCGATGGCGATGGCATCGTTATGGACACGCTGGCCGAACCCGGTCAGGTGGTTAGTGCCGGTCAGAGCGTGGTGCGCCTGGCTCAGGCCGGTCAGCGGGAAGCGCTCATCCAATTGCCGGAAACGCTGCGCCCGGACATCGGCTCCCGCGCACTGGCAACGCGCTTTGGCAAAGAAGACGTCAGTATTCCCGCCACGTTACGGCAACTGTCCCATACCGCAGACCGGCTAACGCGCACATTTGAAGCGCGCTATGTTCTGCAGGGTGAACTGGCCAACGCGCCGCTGGGCAGTACGGTGACAATCCAGATCCCCGTTGAGCAAAGCGCCGCGCAGCCGGGTTTTCAGGTGCCGCTGGCCGCCGTGTTTGATGCCGGAAAAGGGCCGGGCGTGTGGGTGATTCATGGCGAACCGGCAACGGTAGCCTGGCGGCCTGTCGCTATCCAACACATGGGAGATGACGATGCGCGCGTCACCGGGCAAATACAGCAAGGTGAGCGCATTGTCGCACTCGGCGCGCATCTGCTGCATGAAGGCGAAGCGGTGAGAGTCTCAGGCCCTGACGCTGCTGCGGGGGGCCGCCCATGA